CTATAGCAATTACGCTTAGTAAATATTTTATTTTCATAAAATTCAGGTAAATACAATTTAGGTTTATGGTCTTGACGGACGGCCACCACCGCCGCCACTGCTGCTGCCGGTACTGCGCGAACTACCACCGCCCGAGTTTGAAGGGGTATAAGATGGCTGCGGCTGTGAAGTACGATCAACCTGTGGTTGCCTGTAAACCGGCTGATTATCGCGGCTTGGCGGTGCATCGGTACGGGCAGGGCGTGCATAGCGTGTGCCGTTATTGCCGTTACTGCCGCCGTTGGTATAGGCATTAGGATTACTATTGGTGCGGGTACGCCCGCCCGGAATATAACCTATGCCTCTTGTAAAGCTGCTAACCGAGCGTGGCCCATTATTAACACGGGTGGCAAACGGGTTGCCTGTGCCGCGGTTGGGGCGGGGAGTGCCCGATGATATCACACCACCTGCATAATATCCGCCTCCGTATCCGTAACCACCACCATAATATCCACCATAGCCATATCCGCCACCGTAGTAACCTCCATAACCCCAGCCTCCGTAATAACCAGAGCCCCAGCCCAGTCCTAAGCCCCAGCCTCCATAGCCAAGTCCCCAGGTGCCGCCGTAGTAGCCATAGCCACCACCGTAGCCGTAAGGGCCACCGTAACCATAGCCATAATAAGGGTAACTATTATAGCCGTAATAAAGATCATCGTAGTAGCCGAAAGGCGAGGAGTAGCTGAAACGGTTTATGCGCGATGAGTAGTCATCGTAATAAAAATAATCGTCATCATCATCGCTGTAGCCATCTTCGGCAACAGGCGTTTGATTATATACGGGTTGCTGTGCGTAAACAGGTTCATCGGCTGCTTTCGCGTCCGAGAAGTAAACATTGTCATTACTTTGGTTTGATGCAAGCTTGCTTGTTGAGCAGGAACTCAGCGCCATGGCACCGATAGTGATTATTCCAATTGCGATATACCGTTTCATAATAAGCAGGTAAGTAAAAAGTTCAAGTTCAAATAAGTTTTAAATTTATAAATTTGGCAGCAATATACAACTAATTATATAGGTGTTAATTCTATCCAAACAATATGAGCAAAGGTGTTATCAGTAAAGACGAAGATTATTCGCAATGGTTTAACGACTTAGTAATTAAATCTGACATGGCCGAGTATTCGCCGGTTAGAGGTTGCATGATCATTAAACCCTACGGATACTCGATATGGGAAAAGATCCAGGCAGTGCTTGACGGGATGTTTAAAGATACAGGGCATAGCAATGCTTATTTCCCGCTTTTAATACCCAAATCATTCTTCAGCAAAGAGGCCAGTCACGTGGATGGTTTTGCCAAAGAGTGTGCTGTAGTTACGCACTATCGCCTAAAAAATGATGGTGAAGGCAATATTATTGTTGATGAGGAAGCCAAGCTGGAAGAAGAGCTGATTATCCGCCCAACATCCGAAACCATTATCTGGAACACCTACAAAGGCTGGATCCAATCGTACCGCGACCTACCAATCCTGGTTAACCAATGGGCCAACGTTATGCGCTGGGAAATGCGTACCCGTTTATTTTTACGTACCAGCGAGTTTTTATGGCAGGAAGGCCACACCGCGCACGCTACTGCCGAAGAAGCCATAGCCGAAACCGAGCAAATGCTGGATGTATATGCCGACTTTGCCGAAAACTGGATGGCGCTGCCGGTAGTGAAAGGCCGCAAAACAGCCAACGAACGTTTTGCCGGTGCTTTGGATACTTATTGCATTGAAGCTTTGATGCAGGATGGTAAAGCCCTGCAGGCTGGTACATCGCACTTTTTAGGTCAGAATTTTGCCAAGGCTTTTGATGTAAAATTCACCAACAAGGAAAATAAAATAGAGCACGTTTGGGCTACCTCATGGGGGGTATCAACCCGTTTAATAGGCGCGTTGATCATGGCGCATAGTGACGATGCCGGTTTAGTATTGCCTCCAAAACTGGCACCGATACAGGTTGTTGTTGTGCCGATTTATAAACACCAGGAGGAGTTGGACAACATTAGCGCTTATGTTGATGGGTTGAAAAAAGAGCTTAAGGCCAAAGGTATTTCGGTTAAGTTTGATAACCGCGATACACACCGCCCGGGCGCTAAATTTGCCGAGTACGAACTGAAAGGCGTGCCATTGCGCGTAGCCATAGGCAGCCGCGATATGCAGAACGGTACCGTTGAGCTGGCCCGCAGGGATACCAAAACCAAAGAGACTACTACACAAGAGGGTCTTGCCGTTAAAATTGAAAGCCTGCTTGAAGAGATCCAGAATAATATCTACAAAAAAGCGTTCGATTTCCGTGCTGAAAATACCACCGAGGTTGATACCTGGGATGAGTTTAAACGTATGTTAGATGAGCAACCGGGCTTCCTTAGTGCGCACTGGGATGGAACATCCGAAACCGAACAAAAGATAAAAGAGGAAACTAAGGCGACAATCCGTTGCATACCTTTGGATAATAAGCAGGAGGAGGGTAAGTGTATTTTTACAGGAGCCCCATCTAAACAAAGGGTGCTTTTCGCCAGAGCATACTAGCAAGTTGATCCATAGCCCATGGTCGATAGTCCATAGCTATGAATGAATATTTTTAACTATGGTTCATAGACTATCGGCTATGGACTGTGCTTACAGCACGAACAATGAAATTCGCAACTAAAGCAATACATGCAGGGCAGGAGCCCGATCCAACTACCGGTGCCATCATGACGCCGATATATCAAACATCAACCTACTGGCAAAAATCGCCGGGAGATAACAAAGGGTATGAGTATTCGCGTGGTACCAACCCAACCCGCAAAGCCCTGGAAGATTGTTTAGCCGCTTTGGAGAACGCGAAATTTGGCCTCGCTTTTTCGAGCGGAATGGGTGCTACAGATGCAGTTATGAAACTGCTTTCGCCGGGTGATGAAGTGATTACCGGTAACGACCTGTACGGTGGTTCGTATCGTATTTTTACCAAAATATATGCCAGCTATGGTATCAAGTTTCATTTTCTGGATCTTTCTGATCCGGAGATCGTAGCTGAATATACCAATGAATATACCAAGCTGGTTTGGATAGAAACACCTACCAACCCGACAATGCAAGTTGTGGATATTGAGGCTATAGGCAAGATCACCAAAGAAAAGAATCTGCTTTTTGTGGTAGATAATACCTTCGCGTCGCCGTACCTGCAAAACCCTATCGATCTGGGTGCCGATATCGTGATGCACTCGGTAACCAAATATATTGGCGGCCATAGCGATGTGGTAATGGGCGCATTAATGATGAACGACGAAGAGCTATATAAAAGGCTTTGGTTCATTTACAATGCCTGCGGTGCTACTCCGGGACCTATGGATAGCTTTTTGGTGTTGCGTGGTATTAAAACCCTACACCTGCGCATGAAAGCTCATTGCGAAAATGGCAGGCTGATAGCTGATTTTTTAAAAGATCATCCTAAAGTTGAAAAAATCTACTGGCCGGGCCTTACCGATCATCCAAATCATGAAATAGCCAAAAAACAAATGCGCGATTTTGGCGGCATGATCTCTATAATATTAAAAGATGCCGACTTGCAGGAGACTTTCCGTATAGCGTCATCATTTAAGGTATTTTCGCTTGCCGAATCATTAGGAGGTGTTGAATCGCTGATTAACCACCCGGTGAGTATGACCCACGGTTCGATACCTAAAGCGGAGCGTGAAAAGGTTGGTGTGGTTGATAACCTGCTGCGTTTGAGTGTAGGGGTAGAGGATATTGAGGATTTGTTAGAGGATGTTAAACAGGCTCTGAGCTAACTCACTCTATAAGCGGGGTACTTTTTGCTAAAGTTTCCTATGGAAGATTGGATAAAAGAAGCGATTGAGTTGTGGCAGGAGGATGAGGTAAAAATGAATCCTCCTGCAACCGCTGTTGATATCGAAAAAGCCGAAACTACTTTGAATTTCAATTTTCCTGATGATTTTAAAGCGCTTTACACTGTAGTAAATGGGTTTGAAGATTATGAATGGCAGGAGTATATGTTTTCATTTTGGTCGCTCGACAGGATCATAGAAGAATTTGCAAAGAGCTCTAATAAGCATGTGGTAGGTTTTTGCGACTTTTTAATTATGAGCCACGTTATCGGCTTTAAAAGGAACGAACCCGGAGTTTTTAAAGATTATTCAGTTGCTCCAGGCGAGGAGTTTATAGCCGGAACATTTAAAGAGTCGATAAGTATGATAAACAGCGGCGCACCTGAGATATACTAATGATTGATTTTTGTGCGCTATGAGTATTAATACTGATAAATCGCCATTCATGGGAATAGGAGGGGAAGCCCTTAAAACTTTCCTCGACGCCAAAGTTGCCCAATACAACCGCCCCGAATTTATTGACAACGACCCGGTAATCATCCCGCACATGTTTAGCCAAAAGCAGGATATCGAGATTATGGGCTTTTGGGCAGCCACCCTGGCCTGGGGACAGCGGGTTACCATCATCAAAAAATGTAAGGAGTTGATTGCCCTGATGGATGGCGCACCTTACGATTTCATCATCAACCACGAAGAGCCTGATCTGAAAAAACTGCTGCAATTTAAGCACCGTACTTTTAATGATGTAGATACATTGTACTTTATCGCTTTTTTCAGGCAGCATTATGAGCGGTTTGAATCCCTCGAAGACGCTTTTATTCCCGAAGATGGCGATTACTCCCCCTTCAGGGGGCTGGGGGGCTTTCGTTCCTACTTTTTTTCTTTGCCCGATTTTCCTCATCGTACAAAAAAGCACGTATCATCCCCTTCTCAAAAATCAACCTGTAAACGCTTAAATATGTTTTTACGCTGGATGGTGCGTAAGGACGATAATGGCGTTGATTTCGGCATCTGGAACCGCATTAAACCTGCCGACCTGATTTGTCCGCTCGATTTGCATGTAGATAGGGTATCGCGCAAGCTCAACCTCATCTCCCGTAAACAAACCGACTGGCAAACCGCAGTAGAACTAACCGAAAGGCTGCGCGAATTTGACCCTGCCGATCCGGTTAAATACGATTTCGCTCTGTTTGGACTCGGAATTGAAGAGCGTTGGGGTGTGCAGTTTTAAGTAATCCCAAAACCATCAGTTATGTTATAAGCCCTGCCGTTTCTGTTCAACCACCACAATAGGTTTTGGCTCTTCAACCCGGCGCATCCGCACCAGTTTGCCATCATCAAAATAATAATACATGCTGGCAACTACTCTTTGCGCATCGACTTCTACCGTTCTTTTATAAATAGTATGCCCCGGAGTGGCCTCCACAAGCGATAAATTAAATCGTTGCGAAGCGGTAAAATCTTGTTCGCTCATGCCAAGGGTGTATTGAGGTACACCTCCGTTTTTTAAAGCGGCGCAGCTTGTAATAATAAATAACAGGGAAAGAATAATAATTGATCTTTTCATTTGTACGTTGTGATTTGGTTAGTAATACCGTGTTTGTACCAGTATGACTTATCACCACTACAAAGGTTTACAGTAAATCTGCCGGAAAATATAACCGTCTGTTTTACTGAAAGATTAAATTTTAAATTGTTTTGAAAGCAGGCGCAGGTTATGCCTCCTCCTTAAAATAAACCTTATAATAATTCATCGAGCGGCCATCGTCAAAACCCTTTTCAATCAGTTCTTTATCGCCATGGATATAAATGTGGAAGTTTTTATCAAGCTTTAACACGCTTTTATAAACCTTGGCCTGTTTTTTTACCGCATTTTCAGATATGATAAAATTATCGGCAATGGGGCTATCAAACTCCTGCTCGTACTGGTTTTTAAAATTTTTGAACGATTCGATGGCTTGTTCGTTGCCAATCACCTCGTTCGAAAATTCTTCCATATCAAAGGTTTCCTTCTCTTTAAAATACTTCATCGAGCGGTTAAGCAGGTCGATCTTATCGGCCTTGCTCATTTCAAACTCATCGTCGAGTTTCTCGGTCACGAAGTTTTTGTAGATGCCAAGCGTGTTGTTGGTTTGGTTAAAACTGTCGTTACGGATTTTGAGTTGTAAAAACTCATCCTTCCAGTAACGGGCAGCTTCCTGGCCGCCATTGGTTTTATCAACTACAACTACCTTGTAGCCATTCTCTTTTTCAATATTGAATATCAGTACGCCCTTATCCAGTTTGTTGATGTTGATGGCATCCTGCTCATAATCAACCTGGAAACCGCCCTGGTCCGGATATACTTTTAAATAGGTTTCCTTATTTTCTGATTTAAAGATGCCGATGGTATCCAGCGGGTTACCTTCAATTTGAACCTGCTTAAAATAAACAACATAAAGCTCGCCGCCTTTAATGTTGGGGTGGTTGGTAACTTTATACAGGTGGCGGGCTATCTGTTGCGATGCTTCGTGAAATTTGCTGTTATCATCAAATACCTGTGTGGCAAAGTGGTGTAATTCGTTCAAAGCCAGGTCGCGGCTGCTGTGCATCAGGTGGTAAACTTCGTTGGCTTTCTCGAAGGGTTTCAGAAAATATTGCATCAATAGGTTAGGGATGATCTCGTCTTTCAGTTCAAGCGGTTGATCTGAAAGCGCGTACATCTCTTCCTGTGTTTGGTTGCCTACATGATGCACCGAAATAGTTTCGAGCGAAGCTTCAAAAAAAGTTACCAT
The sequence above is a segment of the Mucilaginibacter celer genome. Coding sequences within it:
- a CDS encoding SMI1/KNR4 family protein; the encoded protein is MEDWIKEAIELWQEDEVKMNPPATAVDIEKAETTLNFNFPDDFKALYTVVNGFEDYEWQEYMFSFWSLDRIIEEFAKSSNKHVVGFCDFLIMSHVIGFKRNEPGVFKDYSVAPGEEFIAGTFKESISMINSGAPEIY
- a CDS encoding cystathionine gamma-synthase, yielding MKFATKAIHAGQEPDPTTGAIMTPIYQTSTYWQKSPGDNKGYEYSRGTNPTRKALEDCLAALENAKFGLAFSSGMGATDAVMKLLSPGDEVITGNDLYGGSYRIFTKIYASYGIKFHFLDLSDPEIVAEYTNEYTKLVWIETPTNPTMQVVDIEAIGKITKEKNLLFVVDNTFASPYLQNPIDLGADIVMHSVTKYIGGHSDVVMGALMMNDEELYKRLWFIYNACGATPGPMDSFLVLRGIKTLHLRMKAHCENGRLIADFLKDHPKVEKIYWPGLTDHPNHEIAKKQMRDFGGMISIILKDADLQETFRIASSFKVFSLAESLGGVESLINHPVSMTHGSIPKAEREKVGVVDNLLRLSVGVEDIEDLLEDVKQALS
- the proS gene encoding proline--tRNA ligase, producing MSKGVISKDEDYSQWFNDLVIKSDMAEYSPVRGCMIIKPYGYSIWEKIQAVLDGMFKDTGHSNAYFPLLIPKSFFSKEASHVDGFAKECAVVTHYRLKNDGEGNIIVDEEAKLEEELIIRPTSETIIWNTYKGWIQSYRDLPILVNQWANVMRWEMRTRLFLRTSEFLWQEGHTAHATAEEAIAETEQMLDVYADFAENWMALPVVKGRKTANERFAGALDTYCIEALMQDGKALQAGTSHFLGQNFAKAFDVKFTNKENKIEHVWATSWGVSTRLIGALIMAHSDDAGLVLPPKLAPIQVVVVPIYKHQEELDNISAYVDGLKKELKAKGISVKFDNRDTHRPGAKFAEYELKGVPLRVAIGSRDMQNGTVELARRDTKTKETTTQEGLAVKIESLLEEIQNNIYKKAFDFRAENTTEVDTWDEFKRMLDEQPGFLSAHWDGTSETEQKIKEETKATIRCIPLDNKQEEGKCIFTGAPSKQRVLFARAY
- a CDS encoding nucleoid-associated protein encodes the protein MVTFFEASLETISVHHVGNQTQEEMYALSDQPLELKDEIIPNLLMQYFLKPFEKANEVYHLMHSSRDLALNELHHFATQVFDDNSKFHEASQQIARHLYKVTNHPNIKGGELYVVYFKQVQIEGNPLDTIGIFKSENKETYLKVYPDQGGFQVDYEQDAININKLDKGVLIFNIEKENGYKVVVVDKTNGGQEAARYWKDEFLQLKIRNDSFNQTNNTLGIYKNFVTEKLDDEFEMSKADKIDLLNRSMKYFKEKETFDMEEFSNEVIGNEQAIESFKNFKNQYEQEFDSPIADNFIISENAVKKQAKVYKSVLKLDKNFHIYIHGDKELIEKGFDDGRSMNYYKVYFKEEA
- a CDS encoding TIGR02757 family protein, with product MSINTDKSPFMGIGGEALKTFLDAKVAQYNRPEFIDNDPVIIPHMFSQKQDIEIMGFWAATLAWGQRVTIIKKCKELIALMDGAPYDFIINHEEPDLKKLLQFKHRTFNDVDTLYFIAFFRQHYERFESLEDAFIPEDGDYSPFRGLGGFRSYFFSLPDFPHRTKKHVSSPSQKSTCKRLNMFLRWMVRKDDNGVDFGIWNRIKPADLICPLDLHVDRVSRKLNLISRKQTDWQTAVELTERLREFDPADPVKYDFALFGLGIEERWGVQF